From Streptomyces sp. NBC_00775, one genomic window encodes:
- a CDS encoding helix-turn-helix domain-containing protein, whose product MLLGSHLRRLREARGITREAAGYSIRASESKISRMELGRVSFKTRDVEDLLTLYGINDEAERTSLVSLAKEANVAGWWHSYSDVLPSWFPTYVGLEGAAHLIRSYEVQFVHGLLQTEAYAHAVVERGMKGASAADIDRRVALRLERQKYLVSEKAPEFHIVLDEAALRRPYGDREVMRGQLQHLIDISERPNVRLQVMPFSFGGHSGESGSFTILSFPESDLSDVVYLEQLTSALYLDKREDVTQYESALKQLQQDSPGPSESRDLLRGLLQLS is encoded by the coding sequence ATGCTGCTGGGGTCACATCTCCGGCGCCTGCGGGAAGCGCGCGGCATCACGCGGGAAGCGGCCGGTTACTCGATCCGTGCCTCCGAATCGAAGATCAGCCGCATGGAGTTGGGACGGGTGAGCTTCAAGACGCGCGACGTCGAGGACCTGTTGACGTTGTACGGCATCAACGACGAGGCGGAGCGCACCTCGCTGGTCTCCCTCGCCAAGGAGGCCAATGTCGCCGGCTGGTGGCACAGCTACTCCGACGTCCTGCCCAGCTGGTTCCCCACCTACGTCGGCCTCGAAGGCGCGGCCCATCTGATCCGCTCGTACGAAGTGCAGTTCGTGCACGGCCTGTTGCAGACCGAGGCGTACGCGCACGCCGTCGTCGAACGCGGGATGAAGGGTGCGAGCGCCGCCGACATCGACCGGCGCGTCGCGCTGCGCCTGGAGCGCCAGAAGTACCTCGTCTCCGAGAAGGCCCCGGAGTTCCACATCGTCCTCGACGAGGCCGCGCTGCGCCGCCCGTACGGCGACCGCGAGGTGATGCGCGGACAGCTCCAGCATCTGATCGACATCTCGGAGCGCCCCAACGTACGACTTCAGGTCATGCCGTTCAGCTTCGGCGGGCACTCCGGCGAGAGCGGTTCCTTCACCATCCTGAGCTTCCCGGAGTCCGACCTGTCGGACGTCGTCTATCTGGAACAGCTCACCAGCGCGCTCTATTTGGACAAGCGCGAGGACGTCACCCAGTACGAGAGCGCGCTCAAGCAGCTGCAACAGGACAGCCCCGGCCCGTCGGAGAGCCGCGATCTGCTCCGGGGGCTGCTCCAGCTCTCCTGA
- a CDS encoding ATP-binding protein: MGTNGSTMLEPLRQGLPPLDPAAVSNAASCALPARYEAVREARQFTRRTLDQWDIGDRFDDVCLVVSELVTNALRHALPSDTPRPDDQGPPVRLHLMRWTSRLVCAVRDPSHDSPVAGDSDDFSAESGRGLFLVDSFADSWGWHPLAGTLSGKVVWALFRLPQPGPAAIPAE; this comes from the coding sequence ATGGGGACGAATGGATCGACCATGCTCGAGCCCTTACGGCAGGGACTTCCGCCGCTCGACCCCGCGGCCGTGTCCAACGCCGCTTCCTGCGCCTTGCCCGCCCGCTATGAAGCGGTGCGCGAAGCACGGCAGTTCACCCGCAGAACGCTGGACCAGTGGGACATCGGCGACCGCTTCGACGACGTCTGTCTGGTGGTCTCCGAGCTCGTCACCAACGCGCTGCGGCACGCACTGCCCTCGGACACGCCCCGCCCGGACGACCAAGGGCCGCCCGTGCGGCTGCACTTGATGCGGTGGACCTCACGTCTGGTGTGCGCGGTGCGCGACCCCAGTCACGACAGCCCGGTCGCGGGCGACTCGGACGACTTCTCGGCGGAGTCGGGCCGCGGCCTGTTCCTGGTCGACTCGTTCGCCGACAGCTGGGGCTGGCACCCGCTCGCGGGCACCCTCAGCGGCAAGGTCGTGTGGGCGCTGTTCCGGCTGCCACAGCCGGGGCCGGCGGCGATCCCCGCCGAATAA
- a CDS encoding DUF397 domain-containing protein, whose translation MDHDVYDVDDVYNGMADDVYNGMAATELDGVAWQKSRHSNSQGSCVEFARLPGGDVAVRNSRFPEGPALVYTRAEIEAMLLGIKDGEFDHLIMG comes from the coding sequence GTGGACCACGACGTGTACGACGTGGATGACGTGTACAACGGCATGGCTGACGACGTGTACAACGGCATGGCCGCGACCGAGCTGGACGGGGTGGCCTGGCAGAAGAGCCGGCACAGCAACTCGCAGGGATCCTGCGTGGAGTTCGCGCGGCTGCCCGGCGGTGACGTGGCCGTGCGGAACTCGCGGTTCCCCGAAGGGCCCGCGCTCGTCTACACACGTGCCGAGATCGAAGCGATGCTCCTGGGCATCAAGGACGGCGAGTTCGATCACCTGATCATGGGCTGA
- a CDS encoding SRPBCC family protein has protein sequence MSSVPQSEPVDDLTTIRVDQFLPHPPAKVWRALTEPELLVQWQMQGSEDFRLEVGHQYTLTSVPRPNSKFSGTVDVRVLAYEPERMLRVRWADADPANPTDWTITWTLEQEGRGTRLFLVHEGFDPDDPAQMMARKIMDGGWRSHVMRALGNALDRL, from the coding sequence ATGAGCTCCGTTCCGCAGTCCGAGCCGGTGGATGATCTGACCACCATCCGCGTCGACCAGTTCCTCCCGCACCCGCCCGCCAAGGTCTGGCGCGCCCTCACCGAGCCCGAGCTGCTCGTGCAGTGGCAGATGCAGGGGTCGGAGGACTTCCGGCTCGAAGTCGGCCACCAGTACACGCTGACATCCGTCCCGCGCCCCAACTCGAAGTTCTCCGGCACCGTTGACGTGCGCGTTCTCGCGTACGAGCCGGAGCGGATGCTGCGCGTCCGGTGGGCGGACGCGGATCCCGCCAATCCCACGGATTGGACCATTACTTGGACACTGGAACAGGAAGGCCGCGGTACGCGTCTGTTCCTAGTACACGAGGGATTCGATCCGGACGATCCCGCACAGATGATGGCGCGGAAGATCATGGACGGGGGCTGGAGGTCGCATGTGATGCGAGCTCTGGGGAATGCGCTGGATCGGCTGTAG
- a CDS encoding ArsR/SmtB family transcription factor: MTTIGAHEDRLFAALANATRREVLRLLRDDGPQPVQALADHFDMRRPSLSEHLKVLREAGLVSEERAGRQRIYRLEAAPLADVQDWLHPYERFWRDRFKGLGDLLDRMPDDDET, from the coding sequence ATGACGACCATCGGGGCCCATGAGGACCGCCTCTTCGCCGCGCTCGCCAACGCCACCCGCCGAGAGGTGCTGCGGCTGCTGCGCGACGACGGGCCCCAGCCCGTCCAGGCGCTCGCCGACCACTTCGACATGCGCCGCCCGAGTCTCTCGGAACACCTCAAGGTGCTCCGGGAGGCCGGGCTGGTGTCGGAGGAGCGCGCGGGACGGCAGCGGATCTACCGCCTGGAGGCCGCGCCGCTCGCCGACGTGCAGGACTGGCTCCACCCGTACGAGCGGTTCTGGCGTGACAGGTTCAAGGGCCTCGGCGATCTTCTGGACCGCATGCCCGACGATGACGAGACATGA
- a CDS encoding VOC family protein, translated as MNITHASFVTLPVADQGRALRFYTDVLGFEVTADRDMPPGRWLQVAPKGAQTVFTLSGPGMGGFVPGETRGIMLVTTDVDADCARLAAAGVAVEGPDDLPWGRMASFRDPDGNGLMLITEKEGF; from the coding sequence ATGAACATCACCCACGCCTCCTTCGTCACCCTCCCGGTCGCCGACCAGGGCCGCGCCCTGCGCTTCTACACGGACGTACTCGGCTTCGAGGTCACCGCGGACCGGGACATGCCTCCCGGGCGGTGGCTGCAGGTCGCGCCCAAGGGGGCGCAGACCGTCTTCACGCTCTCGGGTCCGGGGATGGGCGGTTTCGTGCCCGGCGAGACCCGGGGGATCATGTTGGTCACGACTGATGTCGACGCCGACTGCGCGCGGCTCGCCGCCGCGGGCGTCGCGGTGGAGGGTCCCGACGACCTCCCCTGGGGCCGTATGGCCTCGTTCCGCGACCCGGACGGCAACGGTCTGATGCTGATCACGGAGAAGGAAGGCTTCTGA
- the rpsR gene encoding 30S ribosomal protein S18: MPRKTDRKPAKSRPNPLDRDGITYIDYKDTDLLRRFISDRGKIRSRRVTRVTAQQQRTLARAIKNAREMALLPYSSR; encoded by the coding sequence ATGCCCCGCAAAACGGACCGCAAGCCCGCCAAGTCCCGCCCCAACCCCCTGGACCGCGACGGGATCACGTACATCGACTACAAAGACACCGACCTGCTGCGCAGGTTCATCTCCGACCGCGGCAAGATCCGCAGCCGCCGCGTCACCCGCGTGACGGCACAGCAGCAGCGGACGCTGGCCCGCGCGATCAAGAACGCCCGGGAGATGGCACTGCTGCCGTACTCGTCCCGGTAG
- a CDS encoding CobW family GTP-binding protein, whose protein sequence is MPELSVAIVGGLHADARRAAVQHLLTAVPGSVALHHDLATAAAGTVVRTIRDRTGVLSTGEAPLVNDCACCALREDLVPELERLADAGLARLAVVELWESVEPKAMAEVVAASGLRLTGVITAVDPALLLPYLGNGDDLADGGLATAATDRRTVADTFARQLEYAPVLAVADSEEADDEDRALLAQLHPTARQVPLHYGGLARSPLAEAALAGFDVEAAAAAQHPACALLPADADAHGVATLVWHRRRPFHPERLYTALEDLTCAAARSRGRFWLADRPDTLLHWDAAGGALCVENAGPWLASLPDAAWDMVPPVRRAAAALDWHPEHGDCCQHLVFTSPGLDRDGLELLLESCLLTDTEYAAGRAAWKRLPPAFDTLLEA, encoded by the coding sequence GTGCCCGAGCTCTCCGTCGCGATCGTCGGCGGACTGCACGCCGATGCCCGCAGGGCGGCCGTCCAGCATCTGCTGACGGCCGTCCCGGGCAGCGTCGCGCTCCACCACGACCTGGCGACCGCCGCGGCGGGCACGGTCGTCCGTACGATCCGTGACCGCACCGGCGTCCTCTCCACCGGCGAGGCGCCCCTGGTCAACGACTGCGCGTGCTGCGCCCTGCGCGAGGACCTGGTGCCCGAGCTGGAGCGGCTCGCGGACGCCGGCCTCGCGCGGCTGGCCGTGGTCGAGCTGTGGGAGTCCGTGGAGCCCAAGGCCATGGCGGAGGTCGTGGCGGCGAGCGGCCTGCGGCTCACCGGTGTGATCACGGCCGTCGACCCGGCGCTGCTGCTCCCGTACCTCGGCAACGGCGACGACCTCGCCGACGGCGGCCTCGCCACGGCCGCCACCGACCGGCGCACGGTGGCCGACACCTTCGCCCGCCAGCTGGAGTACGCCCCCGTCCTCGCCGTGGCCGACTCGGAGGAGGCCGACGACGAGGACCGGGCACTGCTGGCGCAGTTGCACCCGACCGCCCGCCAAGTGCCCCTCCACTACGGGGGCTTGGCGCGCTCCCCGCTGGCCGAGGCCGCGCTCGCCGGGTTCGACGTCGAGGCGGCGGCCGCGGCCCAGCATCCGGCCTGCGCGCTGCTCCCGGCCGACGCCGACGCGCACGGTGTCGCCACCCTCGTATGGCACCGCCGTCGCCCCTTCCACCCCGAGCGGCTGTACACGGCCCTGGAGGACCTGACCTGCGCGGCCGCGCGCAGCCGGGGGCGGTTCTGGCTCGCCGACCGGCCCGACACGCTGCTGCACTGGGACGCCGCCGGGGGAGCGCTGTGCGTGGAGAACGCGGGCCCGTGGCTCGCCTCGCTGCCGGACGCGGCGTGGGACATGGTCCCGCCGGTACGCCGGGCCGCCGCCGCGCTCGACTGGCACCCGGAGCACGGCGACTGCTGCCAGCACCTGGTGTTCACCTCCCCCGGCCTCGACCGCGACGGACTCGAACTCCTCCTGGAGTCCTGCCTGTTGACCGACACCGAGTACGCCGCCGGACGCGCCGCCTGGAAACGGCTACCGCCCGCCTTCGACACCCTCCTGGAGGCGTGA
- a CDS encoding type B 50S ribosomal protein L31, translated as MREGIHPAYGPVVFRDRAANHAFLTRSTMTSEKTVEWEDGTTYPVVDVEISNVSHPFYTGNARVLDTAGRVERFERRYGKRS; from the coding sequence ATGCGCGAGGGAATCCACCCGGCGTACGGCCCGGTCGTCTTCCGGGACCGCGCCGCGAACCACGCCTTCCTCACCCGCTCGACCATGACCAGTGAGAAGACGGTCGAGTGGGAGGACGGCACCACCTATCCGGTGGTCGACGTCGAGATCTCGAACGTCAGCCACCCCTTCTACACGGGCAACGCGCGCGTCCTGGACACGGCCGGGCGTGTGGAGCGCTTCGAGCGCCGTTACGGAAAGCGGAGCTGA
- the rpmG gene encoding 50S ribosomal protein L33: MARNELRPVIKLRSTAGTGFTYVTRKNRRNDPDRMTLRKYDPVTGRHVDFREER, translated from the coding sequence ATGGCACGCAACGAACTCCGTCCCGTCATCAAGCTCCGGTCCACGGCCGGGACCGGCTTCACGTACGTCACCCGGAAGAACCGCCGGAACGACCCGGACCGGATGACCCTGCGCAAGTACGACCCGGTCACGGGCCGCCACGTCGACTTCCGAGAGGAGCGCTGA
- the rpmB gene encoding 50S ribosomal protein L28 — protein sequence MSAHCMLTGARPGFGNQISHSHRRTSRRFDPNIQHKRYWLPGEGRFVRLRLSAKGIKTVDAIGVEAAVARIRARGVKV from the coding sequence TTGTCCGCGCACTGCATGCTGACCGGCGCCCGGCCGGGCTTCGGCAACCAGATCTCCCACTCCCACCGCCGCACGTCCCGCCGCTTCGACCCGAACATCCAGCACAAGCGCTACTGGCTGCCGGGCGAGGGCCGCTTCGTACGGCTGCGGCTGAGCGCGAAGGGCATCAAGACGGTCGACGCGATCGGGGTCGAGGCGGCCGTGGCGCGGATCCGCGCCCGAGGAGTGAAGGTCTGA
- the rpsN gene encoding 30S ribosomal protein S14 has product MAKKSKIAKNEKRQETVARYAVRRAELKEIVRRPSSSDAARLAAQQELRRQPRDASATRVRNRDSVDGRPRGYLRTFGLSRVNLREQAHAGFLPGVRKSSW; this is encoded by the coding sequence ATGGCGAAGAAGAGCAAGATCGCGAAGAACGAGAAGCGCCAGGAGACCGTCGCGCGGTACGCCGTCCGGCGGGCCGAGCTGAAGGAGATCGTCCGGCGGCCGTCGTCGAGCGATGCCGCACGGCTCGCCGCACAGCAGGAACTGCGCAGGCAGCCGCGTGACGCCAGCGCCACCCGCGTACGCAACCGGGACAGTGTGGACGGCCGTCCGCGCGGTTATCTGCGGACCTTCGGCCTCTCCCGGGTGAATCTGCGTGAGCAAGCGCACGCCGGATTCCTCCCCGGGGTCCGCAAGTCCTCCTGGTAG
- a CDS encoding DUF4232 domain-containing protein — translation MRALPLAATALLAALALTACDDGAGGDTKSSSKASTGATDSTDSAACAIDQIGFQVGPANAAPAAGDTGNVPVTLTNRGAKCTLKGFPGIDLYAGNVSATVGMETSATPEKLSLSKNDTASFTITYVRGAAGDAKSLDAKTVKISLPGATATQNFPWSYGPVVGKSGAGDPNASVSPFQHAGD, via the coding sequence ATGCGCGCCCTCCCTCTCGCTGCCACCGCCCTCCTCGCCGCCCTCGCCCTGACCGCGTGCGACGACGGCGCCGGTGGTGACACCAAGTCGTCCTCCAAGGCCTCCACCGGAGCCACGGACTCCACGGACTCCGCGGCCTGCGCGATCGACCAGATCGGCTTCCAGGTCGGCCCCGCCAACGCCGCCCCGGCCGCCGGGGACACCGGCAACGTCCCCGTCACGCTCACCAACCGGGGCGCCAAGTGCACCCTGAAGGGCTTTCCCGGCATCGACCTGTACGCAGGCAACGTCTCCGCGACTGTGGGCATGGAGACGTCCGCGACGCCGGAGAAGCTGAGCCTGTCCAAGAACGACACCGCGTCCTTCACCATCACCTACGTACGGGGCGCGGCAGGCGACGCGAAGAGCCTCGACGCGAAGACGGTGAAGATCAGCCTGCCCGGTGCCACCGCCACGCAGAACTTCCCGTGGTCGTACGGCCCGGTCGTGGGGAAGAGCGGAGCGGGCGATCCGAACGCGTCGGTGAGCCCGTTCCAGCACGCGGGCGACTGA
- a CDS encoding DUF2786 domain-containing protein: MSSSTSSTGTVERAFETALYADSDAALDTGASLLAADPASDAELTRRGEEFVAGAWRRGWQPADVVRIVRRELDDVHVQLVSALILSESESESESESENRSRSRSGRGDHRQPRGPRWAAQLEELEAEPRAPRTDRFSYATAVLELYRLLLRLPAIEPLDIPRTGPATAAPQDTRMLTRIRALLAKAEATGFPEEAEALSAKAQELMARHSIDEALLAARTHAKDAPGACRIGVEPPYETAKAVLLDAVAGANRCKAVWNDALCFSTVVGFEPDLEAVELLYTSLLVQATAAMTKAEAAQRAGGRKRTKTFRQSFLAAYAHRIGDRLASAAEGQVTATEGELLPVLAARDVAVADHMDRMFPETVTTRLRGVTDAAGWHEGAAAADRAQVKGRRPIP; encoded by the coding sequence ATGAGCAGCAGTACGTCCAGCACCGGCACCGTGGAACGCGCCTTCGAGACCGCCCTCTACGCGGACTCCGACGCGGCCCTCGACACGGGCGCCTCGCTGCTCGCCGCCGACCCCGCCTCCGACGCCGAACTCACCCGGCGCGGCGAGGAGTTCGTCGCCGGGGCCTGGCGGCGCGGCTGGCAGCCGGCCGACGTCGTACGGATCGTGCGCCGCGAGCTGGACGACGTACACGTACAGCTGGTGTCAGCACTGATCCTCAGCGAGAGCGAGAGCGAGAGCGAGAGCGAGAGCGAGAACCGGAGCCGGAGCCGGAGCGGGAGAGGGGACCACCGGCAGCCCCGAGGCCCCCGCTGGGCCGCCCAGCTCGAAGAACTGGAGGCCGAGCCCCGGGCACCCCGCACCGACCGCTTCTCGTACGCCACCGCCGTCCTGGAGCTCTACCGCCTGCTCCTGCGCCTCCCCGCCATCGAACCCCTGGACATACCCCGGACGGGCCCGGCCACGGCCGCTCCCCAGGACACCCGCATGCTCACCCGTATCCGCGCCCTGCTCGCGAAGGCCGAGGCGACCGGGTTTCCGGAGGAGGCGGAGGCGCTGAGTGCCAAGGCGCAGGAGCTGATGGCGCGGCACAGCATCGACGAGGCGCTGCTGGCGGCGCGTACACACGCGAAGGACGCGCCCGGCGCCTGCCGCATCGGTGTCGAGCCGCCGTACGAGACGGCCAAGGCGGTGCTCCTGGACGCGGTGGCCGGGGCGAACCGCTGCAAGGCCGTGTGGAACGACGCTCTCTGCTTCTCGACCGTCGTCGGCTTCGAACCCGATCTGGAGGCGGTCGAGCTCCTCTACACCTCACTTCTCGTGCAGGCCACGGCGGCGATGACGAAGGCGGAGGCCGCCCAGCGGGCGGGCGGCCGGAAGCGTACGAAGACCTTCCGGCAGTCCTTCCTCGCCGCGTACGCGCACCGGATCGGCGACCGCCTCGCGTCCGCCGCCGAAGGCCAGGTGACGGCCACGGAGGGGGAGTTGCTGCCGGTCCTCGCGGCCCGCGACGTGGCGGTCGCGGACCACATGGACCGTATGTTCCCGGAGACGGTGACCACCCGGCTGCGCGGGGTCACCGACGCGGCCGGATGGCACGAGGGCGCCGCGGCGGCGGACCGGGCACAGGTCAAGGGCCGGCGCCCGATCCCGTGA
- a CDS encoding ABC transporter ATP-binding protein, translating into MTTTAVRMRSLRRDYGAVAALDGVDLDLAAGSFTAVMGPSGSGKSTLLQCAAGLDRPTSGTVAVDGVELAGLSARRLTLLRRERIGFVFQSFNLLPSLTAAQNVALPLRLARRRPARGAVREALDRVGLGDRAGHRPSQLSGGQQQRVALARALITRPAVLFGDEPTGALDTTTSREVLSLLRELVDREGQTTVMVTHDPVAASYADRVVFLVDGRVSGELAGPSAEAVAARMAGLERVTC; encoded by the coding sequence ATGACCACTACTGCCGTACGTATGCGATCTCTGCGCCGTGATTACGGCGCCGTAGCCGCGCTGGACGGGGTCGATCTCGATCTCGCCGCCGGGAGCTTCACCGCCGTGATGGGGCCGTCGGGGTCGGGGAAGTCGACCCTGTTGCAGTGCGCGGCCGGGCTGGACCGGCCGACTTCCGGGACGGTCGCCGTCGACGGGGTCGAGCTGGCCGGGCTGAGCGCACGCCGGCTGACGCTGCTGCGACGGGAGCGGATCGGTTTCGTGTTCCAGTCCTTCAATCTGCTGCCGTCCCTGACCGCCGCGCAGAACGTCGCCCTGCCGCTGCGGCTGGCCCGGCGGCGGCCCGCGCGCGGGGCCGTGCGCGAGGCGCTGGACCGGGTGGGGCTCGGCGACCGTGCCGGGCACCGGCCGTCGCAGCTGTCGGGCGGGCAGCAGCAGCGGGTCGCTCTCGCGCGGGCGCTGATCACGCGTCCCGCGGTGCTGTTCGGTGACGAGCCGACGGGGGCGCTGGACACCACGACCAGTCGTGAAGTGCTCTCGCTGCTGCGGGAGTTGGTGGACCGGGAGGGGCAGACGACGGTCATGGTCACGCATGACCCGGTGGCGGCCTCGTATGCGGACCGGGTGGTGTTTCTGGTCGACGGGCGGGTGAGCGGGGAGTTGGCGGGACCCTCGGCGGAGGCGGTCGCGGCGCGGATGGCGGGGCTGGAGCGTGTGACGTGCTGA
- a CDS encoding FtsX-like permease family protein, translating into MRTRWASLLGSFVAVALGVAVMTAMGLGLAAALDPPARPPARFASSPVVVMGRDTLTVEVRRGAGTALVSKPLAHPHPVDSELVRELRELGTVRMDGAARDAVGVDAPASAVRRVVGDRGRVLTGDDRHQADPSAARDAEALVGVDALLGTAAGVTAFVSVFVTASTFAFVVALRRREFGLLRMAGATPGQVRRMVLGEAVAVGFAASAVGCALGARGAPRLVRALVDGGVAPPWFALRGSVDWPCQVAFCTGVLVALGGAWAAARRAGRVGPVEALREASVDTGVMPWSRRVVGYGLLVCGLGLLGWLLGTDPAALLKRKTYAPQPMVLVTAVAVLAPVLVRPVVRLLPLGRLPGAVGLLIRENAGASLRRTAAVAAPVLVTVALAGSLLGAAATMTEAKATEARERTRAQFVVTGGGVRGVREVRVAGATVSGSASTAVFVREEGTALVRSDARAVSDVAAFASVARLPVVAGDVRDLDDRSIVVNEEWKRHEVGSWVRVWLGDGRAARLRIVAVLARGTGDNGAYVTSANAAGAVVDRLDVRVGRGVDRAAVVAALRSSGGTVRSTSAWLAATHPRTGPQTRLGLLVVLGIALVYAGISLAATLLMAGSVRGEELRSLRLAGATGGQVVRVVVGEAVVGVWVGAVLGGAVAGVNLLGVAAALGRLSAPVGVVVPWGLVGGCVGACLVVACCASAAAVALWVGAVPVRPARRRWALLLAATA; encoded by the coding sequence TTGCGTACACGCTGGGCGTCCCTTCTCGGCTCCTTCGTCGCCGTCGCGCTCGGGGTCGCGGTGATGACGGCGATGGGGCTCGGCCTCGCCGCCGCGCTCGATCCGCCCGCGCGCCCGCCGGCGCGGTTCGCGTCCTCGCCCGTCGTGGTGATGGGCCGGGACACGCTCACGGTGGAGGTGCGGCGGGGGGCGGGGACCGCGCTCGTATCGAAGCCGCTGGCTCATCCACACCCTGTGGACAGTGAATTGGTCCGCGAGCTGCGGGAGTTGGGCACCGTCCGGATGGACGGCGCGGCCCGGGATGCCGTCGGTGTCGACGCACCCGCCTCGGCCGTACGCCGAGTGGTCGGCGACCGCGGTCGCGTGCTGACCGGCGACGACCGTCACCAGGCCGACCCGTCCGCCGCGCGGGACGCCGAGGCGCTGGTCGGGGTCGACGCCCTGCTGGGCACGGCGGCGGGGGTGACGGCGTTCGTCTCGGTCTTTGTGACGGCGTCGACGTTCGCGTTCGTCGTGGCCTTGCGGCGGCGGGAGTTCGGGCTGTTGCGAATGGCCGGGGCGACGCCCGGGCAGGTGCGGCGGATGGTGCTCGGGGAGGCCGTCGCGGTGGGGTTCGCCGCGTCGGCGGTGGGGTGCGCGCTGGGGGCGCGGGGAGCGCCTCGGCTGGTGCGAGCACTGGTGGACGGCGGGGTGGCGCCGCCTTGGTTCGCGCTGCGGGGATCGGTGGACTGGCCTTGCCAAGTCGCCTTCTGTACCGGGGTGTTGGTGGCCCTCGGGGGTGCGTGGGCGGCGGCGCGGCGGGCCGGGCGGGTCGGGCCCGTGGAGGCGTTGCGGGAGGCGTCCGTCGATACGGGGGTGATGCCGTGGTCGCGGCGCGTCGTCGGGTACGGGCTGCTGGTCTGCGGGCTCGGGCTGCTGGGGTGGCTGCTGGGGACGGACCCTGCCGCGCTGCTGAAGCGGAAGACGTACGCGCCGCAGCCGATGGTGCTCGTCACGGCGGTGGCGGTGCTCGCTCCCGTGCTGGTCCGTCCCGTCGTACGGCTGCTGCCCCTCGGCCGGCTGCCCGGTGCCGTGGGGTTGCTGATCCGTGAGAACGCGGGCGCTTCGCTGCGGCGTACGGCTGCCGTGGCGGCTCCCGTCCTGGTGACGGTCGCGCTGGCCGGGTCGCTGCTGGGGGCGGCGGCGACCATGACGGAGGCGAAGGCCACGGAGGCGCGGGAGCGGACGCGGGCTCAATTCGTTGTCACCGGTGGGGGTGTGAGGGGGGTGCGGGAGGTACGGGTGGCCGGGGCGACGGTTTCCGGGTCCGCGTCCACTGCCGTGTTCGTACGGGAGGAGGGGACCGCTCTGGTGCGGTCGGACGCGCGGGCGGTGAGTGATGTGGCGGCGTTCGCGTCGGTGGCGCGGCTGCCGGTGGTGGCGGGGGACGTACGGGATCTCGATGACCGTTCGATCGTGGTGAACGAGGAGTGGAAGCGGCACGAGGTGGGCTCCTGGGTGCGTGTCTGGCTCGGGGACGGGCGGGCGGCGCGGCTGCGGATCGTGGCGGTGCTGGCGCGGGGGACGGGTGACAACGGCGCGTACGTGACCTCGGCGAACGCGGCCGGGGCCGTGGTCGACCGGCTCGATGTGCGCGTGGGGCGGGGGGTGGACCGGGCGGCCGTGGTGGCGGCGCTGCGGTCCTCCGGGGGGACGGTGCGGTCCACGTCGGCGTGGCTGGCCGCGACGCACCCGCGCACCGGGCCGCAGACACGGCTGGGGCTGCTGGTGGTTCTGGGCATCGCCCTTGTCTACGCGGGGATTTCGCTCGCGGCGACGCTGCTGATGGCCGGCTCGGTGCGGGGGGAGGAGTTGCGGTCGCTGCGGTTGGCGGGGGCTACGGGGGGACAGGTGGTGCGGGTGGTCGTGGGTGAGGCTGTGGTGGGGGTCTGGGTGGGGGCGGTCCTCGGGGGTGCGGTGGCGGGGGTGAACCTCTTGGGGGTGGCGGCGGCGTTGGGGCGGTTGTCGGCGCCGGTGGGGGTTGTGGTGCCGTGGGGGCTGGTTGGGGGGTGCGTGGGGGCGTGTCTGGTGGTTGCCTGCTGTGCGTCGGCGGCGGCGGTGGCGTTGTGGGTCGGGGCCGTGCCGGTACGTCCAGCCCGTCGCCGGTGGGCATTACTGCTTGCTGCCACAGCATGA